In [Phormidium] sp. ETS-05, the genomic window GCTGATAGATGATGCTGCTGCTTCAGATGCTGCTCCAGAGCATCTCGCTCCCACTCGCTAGCAATCCAGCGAGCAGTCATTTGTAAAAACCGAATTTCCTTACCGCTGAAAGTGCGCGGCGCCAAGTCCATCACCGCCAGCACCCCCAGGAAATCTCCCTCGGAATTAACCAGGGGAATTCCTAAGTAAGCTCTGATGCCATAATGCCGTACCAATTCAGATTGGCTCAAATCAGGATCCACGGCTCCATCCCTGATGAATAAAACCTTCTCACTCTTGGCCGCCAGAGCAAACAGAGATTCGCCTTTACCAAACTGACCTTCTACCCCCAGGCGAAATATAATATCTAAATCCGACAGATCCACTGAAGCTTTAAGGCACAGGCGGTCTTGCTCCATAACCCCGAGGAAGCATAAGGGTGCTTGCAAAAATGTCGCTGTCTCGCCTAAAGCCTCCTGGAATACCGACTTAGTTTCTCCTGCTTCTAAATCTAATGCTGCTAGCACAGAAGACGGTTGTTGCGCTGCTAGTGCTGACAAATTATCCATAGTGAACAATTGTTTTGACGGTGCTACCATAACCAGATTATGTAGGGTTGGCTTTGACAACCATAAAAGAACAGCGAGACACTACTAATAAAGTAGTGACTCTTGATTTATTTGCTTATAGCACCCTGAGTTAAATTAAAATTAGTCATTAGTCCTTTGTCACTTGTCCACAAGGGCGATGAGTGAAAAGTGAAAAGTGAAAATTGAACAGTTCTTACTCTTCACTCTTCACTCTTCACTCTTCACTCTTCACTCTTCACTTGACCAAGGACAAAGGACATTGGACTTAGGACTAATGACTAATTGCCATTATGGCTAATCCCAAGCGGGATGTGAAAGTAGCTTTTCAAACACCCGCACGCCTCGAAGTTGGTTGAATAGGGGCAAATGACCTCTGGGGGCGGTTAAATCCCAGGTAAATTGGTGGGGGTATCTTGTCCAATTGTTACCCTGTTTCCAGCCAATTTTCGGCCACATCTTGTCCCAGTTTTTGCCGACACCGAGCCAAATTTCCCGCTGGACTGTTAAACCAAACTTGCCTTCGGAGTACACCCGCCACAGGCGATCGATAGCCTGGAGGTCCCCAATGGGTAATTTATCAACTTCTGTGAAATATAACCACTTTCTCTGCACGGCGTTGGGTCCAGCGAGCTGGCAGAGATTTTGCATGGTCAATTTGTCAGCGGCTTGAAAGTCGCACTGAGCGAGCAGTTGTTGCAGGGGAGTATAATCGAGGCCGCGTTCCGATCGCACGGAAACTACCCCGTGAGGAAAATAGGTAGCCAGAAATTCACTATTAGCGCCTTCTTCGTTTTGATAAAGCAGTTGGTAGGCTTTTCCCTCTACTAA contains:
- a CDS encoding GUN4 domain-containing protein: MTDSTTSPAPEKSLDLSRYASQLRSGSEKNQLQLLHELAFLGEAGWELLREFLLERRGLEARLVEGKAYQLLYQNEEGANSEFLATYFPHGVVSVRSERGLDYTPLQQLLAQCDFQAADKLTMQNLCQLAGPNAVQRKWLYFTEVDKLPIGDLQAIDRLWRVYSEGKFGLTVQREIWLGVGKNWDKMWPKIGWKQGNNWTRYPHQFTWDLTAPRGHLPLFNQLRGVRVFEKLLSHPAWD